In Primulina eburnea isolate SZY01 chromosome 3, ASM2296580v1, whole genome shotgun sequence, one DNA window encodes the following:
- the LOC140827359 gene encoding alkaline ceramidase-like: MADEVSRFWGPVTSTHEWCEPNYVHTSYVAEFFNTISNVPCIILALIGLGNALRQRFEKRFSVLHISNIILAIGSMLYHASLQQLQQQGDETPMVWEMLLYIYILHSPDWHYRSTMPTFLFLYGAAFAITHSILHFDVAFKLHYALLCLLCIPRMYKYYIHTEDVSAKWLAKLYVATLLFGSLCWLVDRLFCKEIMRWYFNPQGHALWHVFMGFNSYFANTFLMYCRAKQREWNPKVKHVFGLLPYVKIQKSKSL, from the exons ATGGCGGATGAAGTATCAAGGTTTTGGGGTCCTGTGACATCTACGCATGAGTGGTGTGAGCCAAATTATGTGCACACTTCCTATGTTGCCGAATTTTTCAACACCATCTCCAATGTTCCATGCATCATTTTAGCACTCATTGGTCTTGGTAATGCATTGAGGCAACGTTTTGAGAAAAGGTTCAGTGTTCTTCACATATCAAATATAATACTTGCTATTGGCAGCATGCTATATCATGCGTCATTGCAGCAGCT GCAACAACAAGGAGATGAAACACCTATGGTGTGGGAAATGCTTCTTTACATTTATATCCTTCACTCACCAGATTGGCATTATCGGAGCACAATGCCAACTTTTTTGTTCCTCTATGGTGCAGCCTTTGCCATTACTCATTCAATACTTCATTTCGATGTTGCTTTTAAGCTACACTACGCGCTGCTTTGTCTTCTTTGCATTCCTAGGATGTACAAGTATTATATCCACACAGAAGACGTATCTGCTAAGTGGCTTGCTAAGCTGTATGTCGCCACTCTATTGTTCGGGAGTCTCTGTTGGCTTGTTGATCGCCTTTTCTGCAAAGAAATAATGCGCTGGTACTTCAATCCACAGGGTCATGCATTGTGGCATGTGTTCATGGGTTTCAACTCATATTTTGCCAATACATTCCTCATGTACTGCCGTGCTAAACAACGGGAATGGAATCCAAAAGTGAAGCACGTTTTTGGACTTTTACCATATGTAAAGATTCAAAAGTCAAAATCTCTGTAG